From one Anticarsia gemmatalis isolate Benzon Research Colony breed Stoneville strain chromosome 20, ilAntGemm2 primary, whole genome shotgun sequence genomic stretch:
- the Elp5 gene encoding elongator complex protein 5, which translates to MTLFRLKSAPFVLMEDDGNKNILPLLIELLQDEKTRINFFCFEQPISLWRNVLKSHSNVNFYNEFNVGMFNKYTDVKSSIIIDSVNQMALSLGWNECLKCIKRLQSNPNVSRLVLILHKDCISHNSKLQTHLNHLVNVIISYSKTSSHNILVTLKKGNKVIRTEERISYDVDTSTLRLTPVVKEEKREEEPEKLLPSNLSTFKIEVDQSEKIQKYNLKLPYMSKIHDGQSKVYYEPDAVDDWDEEDPDEDLDI; encoded by the coding sequence ATGACCTTGTTCAGGTTAAAATCAGCTCCATTTGTGTTAATGGAAGACGATGGTAACAAAAACATCTTACCACTACTCATAGAGTTACTACAGGATGAAAAAACTCGTAtcaactttttttgttttgaacaaCCTATCAGTCTTTGGAGAAATGTTTTGAAAAGCCAttcaaatgttaatttttacaaTGAATTCAATGTCGGAATGTTCAACAAGTACACAGATGTAAAAAGTTCCATTATAATAGATTCAGTCAATCAAATGGCACTCAGTTTGGGTTGGAATGAATGTctcaaatgtataaaaagattGCAAAGTAATCCAAACGTTAGTAGACTAGTCTTGATACTACATAAAGACTGTATTTCACATAATTCTAAATTGCAGACCCATTTGAATCATTTGGTCAATGTGATCATATCATATAGCAAAACAAGTTCTCATAACATATTGGTTACATTGAAGAaaggtaataaagtaataaGAACTGAGGAAAGAATATCATATGATGTTGACACTTCTACTTTGAGATTAACACCAGTTGTAAAAGAGGAGAAAAGGGAAGAGGAGCCAGAAAAGCTTTTGCCTAGTAATCTCTCTACATTCAAGATTGAAGTAGATCAAAGTGAAAAGATTCAGAAGTATAACTTAAAATTACCGTACATGAGTAAAATCCATGATGGACAAAGTAAAGTGTACTATGAACCAGACGCTGTAGACGATTGGGATGAGGAAGACCCAGATGAAGAccttgatatttaa